The Mucilaginibacter terrae region ACTTTTCATATATTTAAGCAAGATTAGTGGTTGATTATAGCATCAAGATTGTACTTAAAATTATAATTGCTTTGACATTGGTAAAGCAAGTTTCGGGTCAAGATTCACCTTCTCTATTCTGAATTCTACAATATGCAACTCATTGACTAATCGTTCCAACTCACCAATTATATACTCACACGTATTAGCCGGAATTTTCATTTTACTATTCGTTAGCTGCTTGAAAATAATTGGCATTAATTGTTTAATTGTTTTTTGTCCATCAGCATCTAAAAACAACTCCTGCGGCCAAAAATCCATGGTAATCATAGAAGGGTTGCCATCAATTTTCCCAGCAACATATATTTCATTATGTGTTAACCAATCCCATGGGGCAGTTCTGACGAAATATTTATCCTTATTTATGTATGACTCTAAATAGGATAAATCCGGCGGAGAGTCTTTCTTGAACAAATTCTTAAACATCTAATTTGATTTTATTGACCTACCACCCAGCAGCCTGCCCATCCTTGCGGCTTTCACTTGCACCATGATATACTTTTTCACGCGCATCAAACCGGATGGCCTGGTAACCGCCATAACTGCCGGGTATTTGAAAACCTACCTTATGCCCCAAGCTCATGAGGCCGCGTATGGTTTCGAATGAGTAGCCTGATTCGAGGTACACCATGCCTACGCCGTCGCGTTTTTCGCCGGTGGGTTCTGATGAGCCTTGATGATCGATGCGGGGGGCGTCTCCGGCTTCCTGGGCGTTCATGCCATAGTCTATCATGTTCATCAGTATTTCGGTATGGCCGAGGGGCTGAAAGCTGCCGCCCATTACGCCAAAGCTCATCCAGGGTTTACCATCCTTGGTTACAAAAGCCGGTATAATGGTATGGAACGGGCGTTTATGCGGCGCATAGGTATTGTTTTGCCCTTCTTCAAGAGTGTACATTTGGCCGCGGTCTTGCAGCATAAAACCCAAACCATCGGGCACCATGCCTGAGCCAAAGCCCCGGTAATTGCTTTGTATGAGCGATATCATGTTGCCATCTCCATCGGCCACGGTCATGTAAAATAGTATCGCCATCCTTAAGGGCAGGGTTACCGGCTTCGTAACTGTTTGAGGCACGGTTCATGTTAATGAGTTTGCGACGTTCGGCGGCATAATCTTTAGAAATAAGTTCCTTAACCGGAATTTTGGCAAAGGTTGGGTCGGCGTAATATTTGGCGCGGTCTTCAAAGGCCAGCTTTTTTGCTTCTAAAAACAGGTGTATACGCTCGGGACTATCAAACGGTATCTTACTAAAATCAAACCCCTCTAAAATATTGAGCATTTGCAAGGCACATATGCCTTGCCCGTTAGGCGGCAGTTCCCAAACATCATACCCACGGTAATTGGTCGATACCGGCTCAACCCAGTTGGAGGTATGGTCGGCCAGGTCTTTCATGCTCAAAAAACCACCGTTTTTTTTCATAAACTGATCGATAGTGCGCGCAATATCACCTTTATAAAAAGCATCGCGGCCGCCCTTGGCAATTTTTTCGAGCGTGTTGGCCAGTTGCGGGTTTTTAAATATTTCGCCACGTTTGGGCGCCATACCACCCGGGTTATACACATTCACTACGTTAGGGAATTGGCCGTATAAGGCCTTAACACGCGCCAAGGCTCCTGCTGCTTCATCGGCCACCGGGAAACCGTGGCGGGCATAGCCTATGGCAGCAGCCAAAACCTTATCAATAGGTAATTTGCCAAACTTTTTATGCAGGGCAAACCAACCATCCACACATCCCGGAACGGAAACGGGCAACGGACCAAGTGCAGGAATAAATTGAATATTGCGCTTTTTAAACTCCTCGAGCGTTAATGAATAAGGCGACCGTCCCGAACCATTCAACCCTATTAGCTTGCCCGTTTTGGCTTCGTAA contains the following coding sequences:
- a CDS encoding gamma-glutamyltransferase; translated protein: MISLIQSNYRGFGSGMVPDGLGFMLQDRGQMYTLEEGQNNTYAPHKRPFHTIIPAFVTKDGKPWMSFGVMGGSFQPLGHTEILMNMIDYGMNAQEAGDAPRIDHQGSSEPTGEKRDGVGMVYLESGYSFETIRGLMSLGHKVGFQIPGSYGGYQAIRFDAREKVYHGASESRKDGQAAGW
- a CDS encoding gamma-glutamyltransferase family protein, with amino-acid sequence MKTKLLSAFISLVLPLGLCAQDRPFGKTFATRSEVLAQHGMACTSQPLATQAALDILKQGGSAIDAAIAANAVSGVVEPQVNGIGGDIFAIVYEAKTGKLIGLNGSGRSPYSLTLEEFKKRNIQFIPALGPLPVSVPGCVDGWFALHKKFGKLPIDKVLAAAIGYARHGFPVADEAAGALARVKALYGQFPNVVNVYNPGGMAPKRGEIFKNPQLANTLEKIAKGGRDAFYKGDIARTIDQFMKKNGGFLSMKDLADHTSNWVEPVSTNYRGYDVWELPPNGQGICALQMLNILEGFDFSKIPFDSPERIHLFLEAKKLAFEDRAKYYADPTFAKIPVKELISKDYAAERRKLINMNRASNSYEAGNPALKDGDTILHDRGRWRWQHDIAHTKQLPGLWLRHGARWFGFYAARPRPNVHS